A genome region from Wielerella bovis includes the following:
- a CDS encoding IS110 family transposase, producing the protein METTENTSNTIKQHIIGIDAASHKFDVSWLKNTNKFTYRSKVLPNNPSGCLKLLEWIHKNITTDLSTIHVVMEATGVYHELLAYFLHDQGIAVSIVNPAYVHNYAKSLGAVHKTDKGDSQIIARFGYECHPQVWQPEPKSVCELKAKLNRLDALKIDLQREENRLHTAQISGVPDEVMLSILQIRQALSQSIAELEKDVDEHIDKHPDLKRDVSLLQSIPCVGRETSMRMAVLYHSKQFEKASQMAAFLGLVPRQRESGKYQGKVMLSKRGNSKLRALLYFPAMNACRFNPDIKSQHERLLSRGKVKMQTIGAAMRKLVHICFGVLKHQTAYQARVAVI; encoded by the coding sequence ATGGAAACCACAGAAAATACAAGCAATACAATCAAACAACATATTATCGGCATTGATGCCGCATCACACAAATTCGATGTCTCTTGGTTAAAAAACACCAACAAATTCACCTATCGCAGCAAAGTATTACCCAACAACCCTTCAGGCTGCCTAAAATTGCTCGAATGGATTCATAAAAACATCACCACCGATTTATCCACCATTCATGTCGTGATGGAAGCCACAGGTGTTTACCACGAATTGCTCGCCTATTTCCTACATGACCAAGGTATTGCCGTCAGCATTGTCAATCCTGCTTATGTACACAATTATGCCAAATCATTGGGCGCAGTACACAAAACCGATAAAGGAGACAGTCAAATCATTGCTCGCTTTGGTTATGAATGCCACCCACAAGTATGGCAACCCGAACCCAAATCTGTATGCGAATTGAAAGCCAAACTCAATCGTTTGGATGCGTTGAAAATTGATTTACAACGCGAAGAAAATCGCTTACATACGGCACAAATCAGTGGGGTACCTGATGAAGTAATGTTATCGATTCTTCAAATCCGCCAAGCTTTAAGTCAAAGCATTGCCGAGTTGGAAAAAGATGTGGACGAGCACATTGATAAACATCCTGATTTAAAGCGAGATGTTAGCCTATTGCAAAGCATCCCTTGTGTGGGTAGAGAAACGTCAATGCGGATGGCGGTACTTTACCATAGTAAACAGTTTGAAAAGGCTTCACAGATGGCGGCATTTTTAGGTTTGGTGCCGCGTCAACGTGAGTCGGGAAAATATCAAGGTAAGGTGATGCTCAGTAAACGTGGTAACAGTAAACTGCGTGCTTTGTTGTATTTCCCTGCGATGAATGCGTGTCGTTTTAATCCTGATATTAAATCCCAGCATGAGCGTTTGTTGTCGCGTGGCAAAGTAAAAATGCAAACGATTGGTGCGGCGATGCGTAAGTTGGTGCATATTTGCTTTGGTGTGTTGAAGCATCAAACGGCTTATCAGGCTAGGGTGGCTGTGATTTAG
- the uvrB gene encoding excinuclease ABC subunit UvrB has product MQIIQYPNSPFKLHQPFPPAGDQPTAIAQLLDGLSDGLAYQTLLGVTGSGKTYTMANVIAQSGRPAIIMAHNKTLAAQLYAEMREFFPENAVEYFVSYYDYYQPEAYVPSRDLFIEKDSAINEHIEQMRLSATKNLMTRNDVIIIATVSAIYGIGDPTEYQQMILSVKEGDTISQRDIISTLVSMQYERAHADFQRASFRVRGDVIDVYPAESSEFALRISLFDDEIERLDLFDPLSGSLQQRVGRYTVFPSSHYVTPRETVLRACENIKAELRERIDFFTKENRPVEQQRIEQRTRFDLEMLYEMGFCKGIENYSRHFSGKKEGEPPPTLMDYLPKNAILFIDESHVTIGQIGAMYKGDASRKQNLVDYGFRLPSARDNRPLKFHEFEQVMPQTVFVSATPAQYEADHAGQIVEQVVRPTGLIDPEIIVRPVDTQVDDLLSEINIRKQKGERVLVTTLTKRMAEQLTDYYTELGVKVRYLHSDIDTVERVEIIRDLRLGLFDVLVGINLLREGLDIPEVSLVAILDADKEGFLRSHRSLIQTIGRAARNVNGVAILYADKMTDSMKSAIAETERRRAKQIQFNLDNGITPKQINKKVKDLIDGVYAENGGKPVSGSLKTSGASFAKAKKSSKKTEIHSEEDAIAEIARLEKQMQQAARDLQFEEAAVIRDRIRGIKENLLFGVK; this is encoded by the coding sequence ATGCAAATTATCCAATACCCCAATTCCCCCTTCAAACTCCACCAACCCTTCCCCCCCGCAGGCGACCAACCCACCGCCATCGCCCAATTATTAGACGGCTTATCAGACGGCTTGGCGTACCAAACCCTGCTCGGTGTAACAGGTTCGGGCAAAACCTACACGATGGCAAACGTCATCGCGCAAAGCGGTCGCCCAGCCATTATCATGGCGCACAACAAAACCCTTGCCGCGCAACTCTATGCCGAAATGCGCGAATTTTTCCCCGAAAACGCGGTGGAATATTTCGTTTCCTACTACGACTATTACCAACCCGAAGCCTATGTTCCGTCAAGAGATTTGTTCATAGAAAAAGACAGCGCGATTAACGAACACATTGAACAAATGCGCCTGTCCGCCACCAAAAACCTGATGACGCGCAACGATGTCATCATCATCGCCACCGTGTCCGCCATTTACGGCATCGGCGACCCGACCGAATACCAACAAATGATTTTATCCGTCAAAGAAGGCGACACCATCAGCCAACGCGACATCATTTCCACATTGGTTTCCATGCAATACGAACGCGCCCATGCCGATTTTCAACGCGCCAGTTTCCGCGTGCGTGGCGACGTGATAGACGTTTACCCAGCCGAAAGTTCCGAATTTGCCCTGCGAATTTCATTGTTTGACGATGAAATTGAACGCTTGGATTTGTTTGACCCACTTTCAGGCAGCCTGCAACAGCGCGTGGGGCGTTACACCGTGTTCCCGTCCAGCCACTACGTTACGCCACGCGAAACCGTGTTACGCGCCTGCGAAAACATCAAAGCCGAATTGCGCGAACGCATTGATTTCTTTACCAAAGAAAACCGTCCCGTAGAACAACAACGCATTGAACAGCGCACCCGTTTTGATTTAGAAATGCTCTACGAAATGGGTTTTTGCAAAGGCATTGAGAATTACAGCCGCCATTTTTCAGGCAAAAAAGAAGGTGAACCGCCCCCCACGCTCATGGATTATTTGCCGAAAAACGCGATTTTGTTCATAGACGAAAGCCACGTTACCATTGGGCAAATTGGCGCGATGTACAAAGGCGACGCGAGCCGCAAACAAAATCTGGTGGATTACGGTTTCAGGCTGCCTTCCGCGCGGGACAATCGCCCATTAAAATTCCATGAATTTGAACAAGTTATGCCTCAAACCGTGTTCGTATCCGCCACCCCAGCGCAATACGAAGCCGACCACGCAGGGCAAATTGTGGAACAAGTCGTGCGCCCCACAGGTTTGATAGACCCTGAAATCATCGTGCGCCCAGTTGACACACAAGTTGATGATTTATTAAGTGAAATCAATATCCGCAAACAAAAAGGCGAGCGCGTACTCGTCACCACCCTGACCAAACGCATGGCGGAACAACTGACCGACTACTACACCGAATTGGGCGTGAAAGTGCGCTATTTGCACAGCGATATTGATACGGTGGAACGTGTTGAAATCATTAGAGATTTACGTTTAGGCTTATTTGACGTTTTGGTGGGGATTAACCTATTGCGCGAAGGTTTGGACATACCCGAAGTGTCGCTGGTCGCCATTTTGGACGCGGACAAAGAAGGCTTTTTGCGCTCACACCGCAGCCTGATTCAAACCATCGGACGCGCCGCGCGTAACGTGAACGGCGTGGCGATTTTGTACGCCGACAAAATGACCGACAGCATGAAATCCGCCATTGCCGAAACCGAACGCCGCCGCGCCAAGCAAATCCAATTCAATTTGGACAACGGCATTACGCCTAAACAAATCAATAAGAAAGTGAAAGATTTGATTGATGGCGTGTATGCGGAAAACGGTGGCAAGCCAGTTTCAGGCAGCCTGAAAACGAGCGGAGCGAGTTTCGCTAAAGCCAAAAAATCCAGCAAAAAAACCGAAATCCACAGCGAAGAAGACGCGATTGCTGAAATTGCCCGTTTGGAAAAACAAATGCAGCAAGCGGCACGGGATTTGCAGTTTGAAGAGGCGGCGGTGATTCGTGATAGGATTCGGGGGATTAAGGAGAATTTGCTTTTTGGGGTAAAATAA
- a CDS encoding protein YgfX — MKFSVEFVPSNLRRFVVVVFGVAIACLVLFHFSAGIKWTLLLAILLATAWAWRESPLFVHRLVVDEQGFATIFVNHVAWEADLLSGSFLTRWLCVLKWRTNRHMIWQAVLPDMMNKEDYRRVLVWARWGQPTKTQRKQRAVQRGEQKW; from the coding sequence TTGAAATTTTCGGTGGAATTTGTGCCGTCAAATTTGCGGCGATTTGTCGTGGTGGTGTTTGGTGTGGCGATAGCTTGTCTGGTTTTGTTTCATTTTTCGGCTGGGATAAAATGGACATTGTTGCTGGCTATTTTGTTGGCTACGGCATGGGCATGGCGTGAATCGCCGTTGTTTGTGCATCGTTTGGTAGTGGACGAACAGGGTTTTGCCACGATTTTTGTGAATCATGTGGCGTGGGAAGCGGATTTGCTTTCAGGCAGCTTTTTGACACGATGGTTGTGTGTGTTGAAATGGCGCACCAATCGCCATATGATTTGGCAGGCGGTTTTGCCTGATATGATGAACAAGGAAGATTATCGGCGCGTATTGGTGTGGGCGCGATGGGGTCAGCCGACTAAAACGCAACGGAAACAACGTGCGGTGCAGCGTGGGGAACAGAAATGGTAA
- a CDS encoding sodium-dependent transporter — MSVNWTSKLGFVLSAAGSAIGLGAIWKFPYTAGTNGGAVFFLIFLIFTIIVGVPVLLAEFFIGRKTNKNPIDALTQIAPNPAWAWIGRLGMASCFFLLSFYSVVGGWVFTYVWHALSGTITPTTDFAALFGDTIANPMLALGFQAAFMLVTVWVVQNGISSGIERANKYLMPVLFIMFLLLAARSLTLPNAMEGVKFLLKPDFSVITPNTWLMALGQAFFALSLGVSTMMTYASYLDNKQDLFRSANSIMWLNMLVSLLAGLVIFPAVFAFDFKPDSGPGLIFIVLPAVFQKMPFGTLLFAIFMILVALATLTSAFSMLETAIAYFVQHRPQARRRISWLAGMAIFIVGIPSALSFGLMGDFKIIGKTVFDLWDYLITSWIMPLSSLAVCVLVAWVLQRDAVIAHMREGSNLPPIVAVVWRNMLRYAAPIAILLVFANTLGWI; from the coding sequence ATGTCAGTTAATTGGACGTCAAAATTGGGGTTTGTGCTGTCAGCGGCTGGTTCAGCCATTGGCTTAGGCGCGATTTGGAAATTTCCCTACACCGCAGGCACCAATGGCGGTGCAGTCTTTTTCCTGATTTTTCTGATATTTACCATTATTGTTGGCGTACCCGTATTGCTTGCGGAATTTTTCATTGGTCGCAAAACCAACAAAAATCCAATTGATGCCCTTACCCAAATCGCACCTAATCCTGCATGGGCGTGGATTGGTCGCTTGGGCATGGCATCGTGTTTTTTCCTATTATCGTTTTATAGTGTTGTTGGTGGCTGGGTTTTTACCTATGTTTGGCATGCATTAAGTGGCACAATCACGCCAACTACTGATTTTGCTGCTTTATTTGGTGATACCATTGCTAACCCTATGTTGGCATTGGGTTTTCAGGCTGCCTTTATGTTGGTTACTGTTTGGGTGGTACAAAATGGCATCTCTTCGGGCATTGAACGCGCCAATAAATATTTGATGCCCGTATTATTTATCATGTTTTTACTACTTGCGGCACGTTCATTAACGCTCCCTAATGCCATGGAAGGCGTTAAATTTTTGCTGAAACCCGATTTCAGCGTCATTACGCCTAATACATGGCTCATGGCGCTGGGACAAGCATTTTTTGCATTGAGCTTGGGTGTATCCACCATGATGACATATGCGTCCTATTTGGATAACAAACAAGATTTGTTCCGTTCCGCCAATAGCATTATGTGGTTGAATATGCTGGTTTCTTTACTAGCTGGCTTGGTCATTTTCCCTGCTGTATTCGCATTTGATTTTAAACCTGATTCTGGGCCTGGTTTAATTTTCATCGTATTGCCAGCCGTGTTCCAAAAAATGCCATTTGGTACATTGTTGTTTGCCATTTTCATGATTTTGGTCGCACTTGCCACACTCACTTCGGCATTTTCCATGTTGGAAACCGCGATTGCCTATTTCGTGCAACATCGTCCACAGGCACGTCGTCGCATTTCATGGCTAGCAGGTATGGCGATTTTTATTGTTGGCATTCCGTCCGCGCTATCGTTTGGTTTAATGGGCGATTTCAAAATTATCGGCAAAACAGTATTTGATTTGTGGGATTATTTGATTACATCGTGGATTATGCCGTTGAGTTCATTGGCTGTTTGCGTACTGGTAGCATGGGTATTGCAACGTGATGCAGTTATTGCTCATATGCGCGAAGGCAGCAATTTACCCCCTATCGTAGCAGTTGTTTGGCGCAATATGTTGCGCTATGCTGCACCGATTGCAATTTTGCTGGTATTTGCTAATACATTAGGTTGGATTTAA
- a CDS encoding ArsR/SmtB family transcription factor, with product MNNATKNPTTLQEHAQIAADFLKTIGNATRLQILCLLAERGEMCVMHLHEHLDLPLSQSALSQHLSKMRTEGILSSRQDAQKMYYQICDDKTLKLIHTLKEIFCP from the coding sequence ATGAATAACGCCACAAAAAATCCCACTACTTTACAAGAACACGCTCAAATTGCCGCCGATTTTCTGAAAACCATCGGCAATGCCACACGTTTACAAATTTTGTGCCTGCTGGCTGAACGCGGCGAAATGTGTGTAATGCATTTGCACGAACATTTGGATTTGCCATTGAGCCAATCGGCATTATCGCAACATTTATCCAAAATGCGTACAGAGGGCATTTTGTCATCTCGCCAAGACGCACAAAAAATGTATTACCAAATTTGCGATGACAAAACCCTTAAATTGATACACACCTTAAAAGAAATTTTTTGCCCCTAA
- a CDS encoding rhodanese family protein produces the protein MSLPLHTPKQAAEKCQNGAILIDIRTKNEHQQRHIPNALSIPLDDLPTADKQPEHSVLIFHCLSGVRTQANTALLAQYAQGCEAYILDGGLNAWQKNGLPTEGIAHCHLDIMRQVQIVAGSLILLGGLLGVVVSPWFFALCILVGMGLLFAGLTGFCGMAKLLAKMPWNQA, from the coding sequence ATGTCTTTGCCCTTGCACACGCCCAAACAGGCTGCAGAAAAATGTCAAAATGGCGCAATTTTGATTGACATTCGCACAAAAAATGAACATCAACAACGACATATTCCCAACGCATTGTCCATACCTTTGGACGATTTGCCTACCGCCGACAAGCAGCCTGAACATTCTGTTTTGATTTTCCATTGTTTGAGCGGTGTACGCACCCAAGCCAACACAGCTCTTTTGGCACAATACGCGCAAGGTTGCGAAGCTTACATTTTGGATGGTGGTTTGAACGCTTGGCAGAAAAATGGTTTGCCGACCGAAGGTATTGCGCATTGTCATTTGGACATCATGCGCCAAGTTCAAATTGTTGCAGGCAGTCTGATTTTATTGGGGGGATTATTGGGCGTGGTGGTTTCGCCGTGGTTTTTTGCTTTGTGCATTTTGGTGGGAATGGGGTTGCTTTTTGCTGGATTAACGGGATTTTGCGGCATGGCAAAATTGCTGGCGAAAATGCCGTGGAATCAAGCCTAA
- a CDS encoding YgaP family membrane protein — protein sequence MKANLGQIDRVLRIVLGLVLIALSLMGTIGWWGWGGIIPLVTGLMKFCPIYRLFGLNTCKTCSK from the coding sequence ATGAAAGCCAATTTGGGTCAAATTGACCGCGTATTGCGTATTGTTTTGGGTCTGGTTTTGATTGCCTTATCTTTGATGGGGACAATCGGTTGGTGGGGGTGGGGGGGCATCATTCCCTTGGTAACAGGGCTGATGAAATTCTGTCCCATTTACCGCTTGTTTGGATTGAATACCTGTAAAACTTGTTCAAAATAA
- the glyA gene encoding serine hydroxymethyltransferase: MFSKSLTIEKYDPELAAAMAAEVQRQQDHIELIASENYVSCAVMEAQGSQLTNKYAEGYPSKRYYGGCEHVDVAEQLAIDRVKKLFGAEYANVQPHSGSQANQAVYASILKPGDTILGMSLAHGGHLTHGASVNISGKLYNAITYGLDENEVLDYAEVERLALEHKPKMIVAGASAYALEIDWARFREIADKVGAYLFVDMAHYAGLVAGGEYPNPVPFADFVTTTTHKTLRGPRGGVILCRDTTHEKILNSTIFPSLQGGPLMHVIAAKAVAFKEALEPEFKQYAKQVKINAAAMAEELVKRGLRIVSGRTESHVFLVDLRPKNITGKAAEEALGKAHITINKNAIPNDPEKPFVTSGIRVGASAITTRGFSEADARELANLVADVLENPNDEATLNRVATAAKALCDKNPVYGA, translated from the coding sequence ATGTTCTCAAAAAGCCTTACCATTGAAAAATACGACCCAGAGTTAGCCGCCGCAATGGCTGCCGAAGTGCAACGCCAGCAAGACCACATTGAATTGATTGCGTCTGAAAACTATGTGAGCTGCGCCGTTATGGAAGCACAAGGTAGCCAATTGACCAATAAATATGCCGAAGGTTATCCTTCAAAACGTTATTATGGTGGTTGTGAACACGTTGATGTGGCAGAACAATTGGCAATTGACCGTGTGAAAAAATTGTTTGGTGCGGAATATGCCAACGTGCAACCGCATTCAGGCAGCCAAGCCAACCAAGCGGTTTACGCTTCTATATTAAAACCCGGTGATACGATTTTGGGCATGAGCTTGGCGCATGGCGGACACTTGACGCATGGCGCGAGCGTGAATATTTCAGGTAAATTGTACAACGCCATTACCTACGGCTTGGACGAAAACGAAGTGTTGGATTATGCCGAAGTGGAGCGTTTGGCTTTGGAACACAAGCCGAAAATGATTGTGGCAGGTGCGTCTGCCTACGCTTTGGAAATTGATTGGGCGCGTTTCCGTGAAATCGCCGACAAAGTGGGCGCGTACTTGTTTGTGGACATGGCGCACTATGCAGGTTTAGTGGCAGGCGGCGAATACCCGAACCCTGTGCCGTTTGCCGATTTCGTTACCACAACCACGCACAAAACCTTGCGTGGCCCACGCGGTGGCGTGATTTTGTGCCGCGACACCACGCACGAGAAAATTTTGAATTCCACCATTTTCCCATCTTTGCAAGGTGGTCCACTCATGCACGTGATTGCGGCGAAAGCGGTGGCATTCAAAGAAGCTCTGGAACCTGAATTCAAACAATATGCGAAACAAGTGAAAATCAACGCGGCTGCGATGGCAGAAGAATTGGTGAAACGCGGTTTGCGCATTGTGTCTGGTCGCACAGAAAGCCATGTTTTCTTGGTGGATTTGCGCCCGAAAAACATTACGGGTAAAGCCGCCGAAGAAGCGTTGGGCAAAGCACACATCACGATTAACAAAAACGCGATTCCCAATGACCCAGAAAAACCGTTTGTAACCAGCGGCATTCGTGTGGGTGCGTCTGCGATTACCACACGCGGTTTCAGCGAAGCCGATGCGCGTGAATTGGCGAATTTGGTGGCTGATGTGTTGGAAAATCCAAACGATGAAGCGACTTTGAACCGCGTGGCAACCGCCGCGAAAGCATTGTGTGATAAAAATCCTGTTTATGGCGCGTAA
- the accC gene encoding acetyl-CoA carboxylase biotin carboxylase subunit, producing MLKKVLIANRGEIALRVLRACREMGIATVAVHSEADRDSLHVKLADESVCIGPAPSPQSYLHIPAIIAAAEVTGADGIHPGYGFLAENANFAEQVENSGFIFIGPKADTIRLMGDKVSAKHAMIAAGVPCVPGSDGALPDNPDEILKIADKVGFPVIIKASGGGGGRGMRVVEKKEDLLKAVEMTKAEAQAAFGNPMVYMERFLQRPRHIEIQVLADEHGNAIYLGERDCSMQRRHQKIIEEAPAPFITPEEREKIGTACTEACKRIGYRGAGTFEFLYENGEFFFIEMNTRVQVEHPVTELITGVDIVQEQLRVAAGLPLQYTQDDIVLEGHAFECRINAEDPYNFIPSPGLIESCHLPGGLGVRVDSHIYQGYKIPPNYDSLIGKVCTLGKDRTQAAAKMRVALAELAITGIKTNTPLHRDLFKDAGFLEGGMSIHYLEHWLQERKEKLVK from the coding sequence ATGTTGAAAAAAGTTTTAATTGCCAATCGTGGCGAAATTGCTTTGCGCGTGTTACGCGCTTGCCGTGAAATGGGCATTGCAACTGTGGCGGTGCATTCCGAAGCCGACCGCGACAGCCTGCACGTTAAATTGGCGGACGAATCCGTGTGCATTGGACCTGCGCCCAGCCCGCAAAGTTATCTGCACATTCCCGCCATTATTGCCGCCGCCGAAGTTACGGGCGCGGACGGCATTCACCCTGGCTATGGCTTTTTGGCGGAAAACGCGAATTTCGCCGAACAGGTTGAAAATTCAGGCTTTATTTTCATCGGTCCAAAAGCGGACACGATTCGTTTGATGGGCGACAAGGTTTCCGCCAAACACGCGATGATTGCGGCTGGCGTGCCTTGCGTCCCTGGTTCGGACGGTGCCTTGCCCGATAATCCCGATGAAATCTTGAAAATTGCCGATAAAGTCGGTTTCCCTGTGATTATCAAGGCTTCGGGTGGCGGCGGCGGTCGCGGTATGCGTGTCGTTGAAAAGAAAGAAGATTTGCTCAAAGCGGTGGAAATGACCAAAGCGGAAGCGCAGGCTGCCTTTGGCAATCCGATGGTTTACATGGAACGCTTTTTGCAACGTCCGCGCCACATTGAAATTCAGGTGTTGGCGGACGAACACGGCAACGCGATTTATTTGGGCGAACGCGATTGCTCCATGCAACGCCGCCACCAAAAAATCATTGAAGAAGCCCCCGCGCCATTCATTACGCCCGAAGAGCGTGAGAAAATCGGCACGGCTTGTACGGAAGCGTGTAAGCGCATTGGTTATCGCGGTGCAGGTACATTTGAATTTTTGTATGAAAATGGCGAGTTTTTCTTTATTGAAATGAACACGCGCGTGCAAGTGGAACACCCCGTTACCGAGCTGATTACGGGCGTGGACATTGTGCAAGAGCAGTTGCGCGTGGCGGCGGGATTGCCTTTGCAATACACGCAGGACGATATTGTCTTGGAAGGTCATGCTTTTGAATGCCGCATTAATGCGGAAGACCCGTACAATTTCATTCCCAGCCCAGGGTTGATTGAATCTTGCCATTTACCAGGGGGATTGGGTGTGCGCGTGGACAGCCACATTTATCAAGGCTACAAAATTCCGCCGAATTACGATAGCTTGATTGGCAAAGTCTGCACTTTAGGCAAAGACCGCACCCAAGCTGCCGCGAAAATGCGCGTGGCGTTGGCAGAATTGGCGATTACAGGTATTAAAACCAATACACCTCTTCACCGTGATTTATTCAAAGACGCTGGTTTTTTAGAAGGCGGCATGAGCATTCATTATTTGGAGCATTGGCTCCAAGAACGCAAAGAAAAACTAGTAAAATAA
- the accB gene encoding acetyl-CoA carboxylase biotin carboxyl carrier protein: protein MDLRKLQKLIELVEGSGIAELEITEGEEKVRITRSVAAPAQPVYTPPPVIQAAHIPTPQTAPVAAPVQATASSTPATRDLSNAQKSPMVGTFYRSPNPTAPAFVEVGKTVKAGDTLCIIEAMKLMNEIEAEKSGVIKEILVENGTPVEFGEPLFIIE, encoded by the coding sequence ATGGATTTACGCAAATTACAAAAACTGATTGAATTAGTAGAAGGTTCAGGTATTGCCGAACTGGAAATTACCGAAGGCGAAGAAAAAGTTCGCATCACACGTTCAGTCGCCGCACCTGCGCAACCTGTTTATACCCCCCCTCCTGTCATTCAAGCAGCGCATATTCCCACACCTCAAACCGCGCCTGTGGCTGCACCTGTTCAAGCAACGGCATCATCTACACCTGCTACCCGCGATTTATCCAATGCGCAAAAATCGCCTATGGTTGGTACATTCTACCGTTCACCCAATCCTACCGCACCTGCTTTTGTAGAAGTAGGCAAAACGGTAAAAGCAGGCGACACACTGTGCATCATTGAAGCCATGAAGTTGATGAACGAAATTGAAGCCGAAAAATCAGGTGTGATTAAAGAAATTTTGGTGGAAAACGGCACACCTGTGGAATTTGGCGAGCCTTTGTTTATCATTGAATAA
- a CDS encoding protein-L-isoaspartate O-methyltransferase family protein, with amino-acid sequence MDFQKARYNMVEQQIRPWDVLDFDILDALDEIPRELFVSQAQLGYAYADLALPLPNGGKMLEPKVVARMVQGLTLQKNDRVLEVGTGSGYATALLAKLAGEVLTCDVDSTQLAAAKSVLDGLQIMNVRYEAIDGLQGVADATFDAIYIGGSLPEVPEILKNQLVDGGRMVVVVGSEPVQHCIQITRTGSEFLQKTLFDTLIAPLQADSANWLKATGKFTF; translated from the coding sequence ATGGATTTCCAAAAAGCTCGCTATAATATGGTGGAACAGCAAATTCGTCCGTGGGACGTGTTGGATTTTGATATTTTAGATGCGTTAGATGAGATTCCGCGTGAATTGTTTGTGAGTCAAGCGCAGTTGGGTTATGCGTATGCTGATTTGGCGTTGCCATTGCCAAATGGTGGCAAGATGTTGGAGCCCAAAGTGGTGGCACGTATGGTGCAAGGTTTGACCTTGCAAAAAAATGACCGTGTACTGGAAGTTGGTACAGGGTCGGGCTATGCGACGGCATTGTTGGCAAAGTTGGCAGGTGAAGTATTGACTTGCGATGTGGACAGTACGCAGTTGGCAGCTGCAAAATCGGTACTGGACGGTTTGCAGATAATGAATGTTCGTTATGAAGCGATAGATGGTTTGCAGGGTGTGGCTGATGCGACATTTGATGCGATTTATATTGGTGGAAGTTTGCCCGAAGTTCCTGAAATTTTGAAAAATCAGTTGGTTGATGGTGGGCGCATGGTGGTGGTTGTGGGTAGTGAGCCTGTGCAACATTGTATTCAAATCACGCGAACAGGGTCGGAGTTTTTGCAAAAAACTTTGTTTGATACGTTGATTGCGCCGTTGCAAGCGGATTCAGCAAATTGGTTAAAAGCAACGGGTAAGTTTACGTTTTAA
- a CDS encoding rhodanese-like domain-containing protein produces the protein MSIQSITPSELSDFLQRYPETVLLDVREDNEVAICQLVGSTHIPMNLIPLRQNELPDDVPIVVYCHHGIRSLNVARFLEHVGFENLYNLSGGIDAWAVEVAPEMARY, from the coding sequence ATGAGTATTCAATCTATTACACCGAGTGAGTTATCGGATTTTTTGCAGCGTTATCCTGAGACGGTTTTGTTGGATGTACGTGAAGATAATGAAGTGGCGATTTGTCAGTTAGTCGGTAGTACGCATATTCCGATGAATTTGATTCCTTTGCGTCAAAATGAGTTGCCTGATGATGTGCCGATTGTGGTGTATTGTCATCATGGTATACGCAGCCTGAATGTGGCACGTTTTTTGGAGCATGTGGGATTCGAGAATTTGTATAATTTGAGTGGGGGTATTGATGCGTGGGCGGTAGAGGTTGCGCCTGAAATGGCGAGATATTAG